The following are encoded in a window of Halosolutus halophilus genomic DNA:
- a CDS encoding helix-turn-helix domain-containing protein produces the protein MRRLQATLSREAAACPETIDTGEIINWQYLRDGSMIELYQIPADDGTISPENIPTETLAFERFDPAGEYVYVYHRSTPNEIVDALIEVIDTYNLVIELPIVFDDRGVTVSLLGETEHLQAAYDVIPEPIKAQTTVERLTSFSPVARGLHAELTPRQRQLLDAAISVDYYSVPREATVADVAEVADCAPSTAAEHLRKLESRVFSTLADA, from the coding sequence ATGCGACGCCTTCAGGCCACCCTGTCCCGCGAGGCGGCGGCCTGCCCCGAGACGATCGACACCGGGGAGATCATCAACTGGCAGTACCTCCGCGACGGGAGCATGATCGAGCTCTACCAGATTCCGGCCGACGACGGCACGATCTCGCCCGAGAACATCCCCACGGAAACGCTCGCGTTCGAACGGTTCGACCCAGCCGGCGAGTACGTGTACGTCTACCACCGGTCCACGCCAAACGAGATCGTCGACGCGCTCATCGAGGTGATCGACACGTACAATCTCGTTATCGAGCTGCCCATCGTGTTCGACGATCGCGGCGTCACGGTCTCGTTGCTCGGTGAGACCGAGCACCTACAGGCCGCCTACGACGTGATTCCCGAGCCGATCAAAGCGCAGACGACCGTCGAGCGGCTCACGTCGTTCTCGCCGGTCGCGCGTGGGTTGCACGCCGAACTCACGCCGCGCCAGCGACAGCTCCTCGACGCCGCCATCAGCGTGGACTACTATTCGGTTCCGCGCGAGGCCACGGTAGCCGACGTCGCCGAGGTGGCCGACTGCGCGCCGAGCACCGCCGCGGAGCACCTGCGCAAGCTCGAATCGCGTGTGTTCTCGACGCTGGCGGATGCCTGA
- a CDS encoding PAS domain S-box protein: protein MSENFPPTRESISVARVNRTMSSHAVSEVLRETLALFDEFGTPQTTTEVADRLDLGRRSTYERLRRLVEHDRLETKKVGANGRVWWRPRGRTDGRSSTARDWPAAETSLLKDVLDSADIGAFLLDENFEVVWINDTTERYFGIDREAVVGRDKRRLVAERISPRIDERERFKETVLATYDDNTYTEQFECRVTAGEKREARWLRHRSTPVESGPYAGGRVELYFDVTERRRARSDLIESERKFRAVFEEAFDAMLIADDDATYVDVNPAAADLFDLPAADLLGRSIDEFAPEDYDFERAWHEFQESDQDRGLFPFVRSDGERRTVEFAATPNVLPGRHLSIIRDVTDREERERELRATTEHLEAVIEASPNGIVVLDENGIVEGWNPGAERIFGWTEAEVLGEVIPVVPEAKRSAFEERLEAVNEGETFHGLEVQRRTKAGDSVDVSISTAPIHDADRGSAGTVAVIHDITERKERERRYDAIFNQTYQFTGLLEPDGTLVEANESALSFGGVDRAAVVGQKLWNAYWFEHGKASDRVREAVERARDGEFVRREVEARGTDRIAVIDFSVRPVTDDRGEVTHLVPEGRDITDRVEAERELERNREQLAALNDVNNIVHDITAAVINQSTREEIEQTVCKALADTDSCELAWIGDVDTDSQTVHVRTMVGDGCNLDESAFSGNSEDEDGGGPTKAAFRTQSMQVANGIDADSERELWCSQADAIDVRSAAAIPLVHDGTAYGVLNVCAGRPSAFEGEKSTVIGQLGALVGHAIAATERKRALISDEIVELEFRIPNILGSMEIDATAEGRITIDDVVATSDEAQLVYGTATPAARETLDALIDQHPRWDSLTVLAEEGTVTRFEARVSELPLRSEVASQGGSIDEVLFEGGDLRLRVHLAPSVDTRSVTETVRSAYPTAQLLAKRQFPRSRQPATHVRQMLVEKLTDRQQAVLETAYHRGYFEWPRDASGEDLAESLDIAPPTFSQHLRSAERKVFESVFSSPTPT from the coding sequence TTGAGTGAAAATTTCCCTCCAACGCGAGAGTCTATATCTGTAGCCCGGGTAAACCGTACGATGAGTTCTCACGCGGTGAGCGAGGTGCTTCGGGAAACCCTCGCACTCTTCGATGAATTCGGAACTCCACAAACGACAACCGAAGTGGCGGACCGCCTCGACCTCGGGCGCCGCAGCACCTACGAACGCCTGAGGCGCCTCGTCGAACACGACCGGCTCGAAACCAAGAAGGTCGGTGCGAACGGGCGCGTGTGGTGGCGGCCACGGGGTCGAACGGACGGCCGATCTTCTACCGCCAGGGACTGGCCAGCCGCTGAAACGTCGCTGCTGAAGGACGTGCTCGACAGCGCCGATATCGGCGCGTTCCTCCTTGACGAGAACTTCGAGGTGGTGTGGATCAACGATACGACCGAGCGGTACTTCGGGATCGACCGCGAGGCCGTCGTCGGTCGGGACAAGCGACGGCTCGTGGCGGAGCGTATCTCCCCTCGTATCGACGAGAGAGAACGCTTCAAAGAGACGGTTCTGGCGACGTACGACGACAATACGTACACCGAGCAGTTCGAGTGCCGTGTGACGGCCGGGGAGAAACGCGAGGCGCGCTGGCTCCGACACCGCAGTACACCGGTCGAGTCGGGTCCGTACGCAGGGGGGCGGGTCGAACTCTACTTCGACGTCACCGAGCGTCGGCGCGCCCGATCGGACCTCATCGAGAGCGAACGGAAGTTCCGCGCCGTCTTCGAGGAGGCGTTCGACGCGATGCTGATCGCCGACGACGACGCGACGTACGTCGACGTCAACCCGGCCGCCGCCGACCTGTTCGACCTTCCGGCGGCGGACCTGCTCGGCCGATCAATCGATGAATTTGCCCCCGAGGACTACGACTTCGAGCGGGCCTGGCACGAGTTCCAGGAGTCCGACCAGGATCGCGGTCTGTTCCCGTTCGTCCGGTCCGACGGGGAGCGACGCACCGTCGAGTTCGCGGCGACACCGAACGTTCTCCCCGGTCGTCATCTCTCGATCATACGCGACGTCACGGACCGCGAGGAGCGCGAGCGCGAACTCCGTGCGACGACGGAACACCTCGAAGCGGTCATCGAAGCGTCGCCGAACGGGATCGTCGTGTTGGACGAAAACGGCATCGTCGAGGGGTGGAACCCGGGCGCGGAACGGATCTTTGGCTGGACGGAAGCCGAAGTGCTCGGGGAGGTCATCCCGGTGGTGCCGGAAGCGAAACGGTCCGCGTTCGAAGAGCGGCTGGAGGCGGTGAACGAGGGTGAGACGTTCCACGGACTCGAAGTGCAGCGTCGGACGAAAGCGGGCGACTCGGTCGACGTGAGCATCTCGACGGCGCCGATTCACGACGCCGACAGGGGAAGCGCCGGCACGGTCGCGGTCATTCACGACATCACCGAACGCAAGGAGCGCGAACGCCGCTATGACGCCATCTTCAACCAGACCTATCAGTTCACCGGTCTCCTAGAACCAGATGGCACGCTCGTCGAGGCCAACGAGTCCGCCCTGAGTTTCGGCGGGGTCGACCGAGCGGCGGTCGTCGGGCAGAAGTTGTGGAACGCGTACTGGTTTGAGCACGGCAAGGCATCCGACCGCGTCCGCGAGGCGGTCGAACGCGCCCGCGACGGCGAGTTCGTCCGCCGCGAGGTCGAAGCACGGGGCACCGATCGTATCGCTGTCATCGATTTCTCCGTCCGTCCAGTGACCGACGACCGCGGCGAGGTTACCCACCTCGTTCCGGAAGGACGCGACATCACCGACCGCGTGGAGGCCGAACGGGAACTGGAGCGTAACCGGGAGCAATTGGCCGCCCTCAATGACGTCAACAACATCGTCCACGACATCACGGCCGCGGTCATCAACCAATCTACACGCGAGGAGATTGAGCAGACCGTCTGCAAGGCCCTCGCCGACACGGACTCCTGTGAACTCGCGTGGATCGGCGACGTCGACACCGATTCGCAGACGGTACACGTCAGAACCATGGTCGGAGACGGCTGTAATCTCGACGAGAGCGCTTTCTCAGGCAATTCCGAGGACGAAGATGGCGGCGGACCGACGAAAGCCGCTTTTCGGACGCAGTCGATGCAGGTCGCGAACGGTATCGACGCCGACTCCGAACGCGAACTGTGGTGTAGCCAAGCCGACGCTATCGACGTCCGTTCGGCAGCCGCGATTCCGCTCGTGCACGACGGCACGGCGTACGGCGTGTTGAACGTGTGCGCAGGCCGTCCGTCTGCGTTCGAGGGAGAAAAGTCGACGGTGATCGGCCAGCTCGGAGCGCTCGTCGGCCACGCGATCGCCGCCACCGAACGAAAGCGAGCGTTGATAAGCGACGAGATCGTCGAGCTCGAGTTCCGCATCCCGAATATCCTCGGATCCATGGAGATCGACGCGACGGCCGAGGGGCGGATCACCATCGACGACGTCGTTGCGACCAGCGACGAGGCCCAACTCGTTTACGGCACCGCGACTCCCGCTGCCCGTGAGACGCTCGACGCCCTGATCGACCAGCACCCCCGCTGGGACTCGCTGACTGTGCTCGCCGAAGAAGGTACCGTCACCAGGTTCGAGGCTCGCGTCAGTGAACTCCCGCTTCGTTCCGAAGTGGCCTCGCAGGGTGGCTCTATCGACGAGGTCCTGTTCGAGGGTGGCGACCTCCGTCTCCGGGTCCATCTCGCGCCGAGCGTCGACACGAGATCCGTCACCGAGACGGTCCGCAGCGCGTATCCGACCGCCCAGTTGCTCGCCAAACGCCAGTTCCCGCGCTCCCGGCAGCCGGCGACTCACGTTCGGCAGATGCTCGTCGAGAAACTCACCGACCGCCAGCAGGCGGTCCTCGAAACCGCCTATCACCGGGGATACTTCGAGTGGCCGCGAGACGCGTCCGGCGAGGACCTCGCCGAATCGCTGGATATCGCCCCACCAACGTTCTCCCAGCACCTCCGCAGTGCCGAAAGGAAGGTGTTTGAATCGGTGTTCTCGTCCCCTACTCCGACCTGA
- a CDS encoding PQQ-like beta-propeller repeat protein, with translation MPDPPSISRRQALGAVGGAATGVGGYIAGVRSADSVPDWLAGRDCAPSPLATNPTDWPFPRHDRANTRHAPARAGPDWPPDRTWEREWPVGDVYELRPLIVVDGVVVALIEAAPQSVLLAISLADGRVLWRREAEDASYAQVCAAGGMAFVEGEVPDSPVRFAARSLGDGAALWTDSVSSHVPRTLAGGRLLAVDRTRDDNFAVTARDARTGVECWRAVHGGRPHDIAVADGRVVLPTRDDGVLALDPASGDRQWRSDAGGDTAAVVAGRVISRRFPGELRALSLADGAIEWRVQSEHFLEDGESDDGTRYARPGFEVGAVTPEVVVYALDVHSDYPSRLQARDLETGDLLWDVGPEPTPVEFHGYSRPIVVGDDLFAIRYARREDSEDPPDALLRFDVATGTERDRITFPADEYVRPPIVADTTLLVPTNLRLVAYT, from the coding sequence ATGCCCGATCCACCCTCCATCTCCCGACGCCAGGCACTCGGGGCCGTTGGCGGTGCCGCGACTGGGGTCGGTGGCTACATCGCGGGCGTCCGCTCCGCCGACAGCGTCCCCGACTGGCTCGCTGGCCGCGACTGTGCCCCGTCCCCGCTCGCCACGAACCCGACGGACTGGCCGTTTCCCCGGCACGACCGAGCGAACACGCGCCACGCTCCCGCACGCGCTGGCCCGGACTGGCCGCCCGACCGGACGTGGGAACGGGAGTGGCCGGTCGGTGACGTGTACGAGCTGCGTCCGCTCATCGTCGTCGACGGCGTCGTCGTCGCCCTCATAGAGGCTGCCCCGCAAAGCGTCCTGCTCGCGATCTCGCTCGCTGACGGTCGAGTGCTGTGGCGTCGTGAAGCCGAGGACGCCAGCTACGCGCAGGTCTGTGCCGCGGGTGGAATGGCGTTCGTCGAGGGAGAAGTTCCCGACTCTCCCGTCCGGTTCGCGGCCCGCTCGCTCGGCGACGGTGCGGCGCTGTGGACCGACTCCGTCTCCTCACACGTCCCACGGACGCTCGCTGGCGGCCGGTTACTTGCCGTCGACCGTACGCGCGACGACAACTTCGCCGTCACCGCGCGCGACGCCCGCACCGGCGTCGAGTGCTGGCGCGCTGTCCACGGGGGGCGGCCCCACGACATCGCGGTCGCCGACGGACGGGTCGTCCTGCCAACGCGCGACGACGGTGTCCTCGCGCTCGACCCCGCATCCGGCGACCGGCAGTGGCGCTCGGACGCCGGCGGCGACACGGCCGCGGTCGTCGCCGGCCGAGTGATCTCGCGGCGGTTTCCGGGCGAACTCAGAGCGTTGTCGCTCGCGGATGGGGCGATCGAGTGGCGCGTCCAGAGCGAGCACTTCCTCGAGGACGGGGAGAGCGACGATGGGACACGGTATGCCCGCCCCGGGTTCGAGGTCGGCGCCGTCACGCCGGAGGTGGTCGTCTACGCGCTGGATGTACACAGCGACTACCCGAGTCGACTGCAGGCCCGCGACCTCGAAACTGGCGACCTGCTGTGGGACGTCGGGCCAGAACCCACCCCGGTCGAGTTCCACGGCTACTCGCGGCCGATCGTGGTCGGTGACGACCTCTTCGCGATCAGGTACGCCCGGCGCGAGGACAGCGAGGATCCGCCGGACGCACTCCTGCGGTTCGACGTCGCCACCGGGACGGAGCGCGACCGGATCACCTTCCCCGCCGACGAGTACGTCCGCCCGCCGATCGTCGCCGATACCACCCTGCTGGTCCCGACGAACCTGCGGTTGGTCGCCTACACGTGA
- a CDS encoding sulfurtransferase TusA family protein, which produces MVEKSFTIEDADAVLDVTGQVCAMPILTAADELRSAADGDLLAIKTGKPVDECEDVEDWVRRLDGASLISTRGTDDGVIAFLRRQASD; this is translated from the coding sequence ATGGTAGAGAAATCGTTCACGATCGAGGACGCTGACGCTGTATTGGACGTGACCGGTCAGGTGTGTGCGATGCCCATCTTAACGGCCGCAGATGAGCTTCGTAGCGCAGCCGATGGCGACCTGCTAGCCATCAAGACTGGAAAGCCCGTAGACGAATGCGAGGATGTCGAGGACTGGGTTAGGAGACTCGACGGCGCCTCGCTTATCAGTACCCGCGGGACAGATGACGGGGTTATTGCGTTCCTCAGACGACAAGCATCTGATTGA
- a CDS encoding NAD(P)/FAD-dependent oxidoreductase — protein MSDTDVIVVGGGPAGLSASLYTQKNGLETILFDTDSTWMHKAHLFNYLGIGSIDGSAFMETARTQVDSFGVERKQGETVEAVTPSDNGFVVETPADEYEATYVVLATGANRDLAESLGCSFDGDVVDVDVTMETTVTDAYATGAMVRAEEWQAIISAGDGAAAALNILSKEKGEHYHDFDVPEDAAGVFGAMAAEE, from the coding sequence ATGAGTGACACAGATGTCATCGTCGTCGGTGGCGGGCCGGCCGGATTGAGCGCTAGTCTCTACACGCAGAAGAACGGGCTCGAAACGATTCTCTTCGACACGGACTCGACGTGGATGCACAAGGCCCACCTGTTCAACTATCTCGGTATCGGCTCGATAGATGGGTCGGCGTTCATGGAGACCGCGAGAACGCAGGTAGACAGTTTCGGTGTCGAACGAAAGCAGGGTGAGACGGTCGAAGCCGTCACTCCCTCGGACAACGGGTTTGTTGTCGAAACACCAGCGGACGAATACGAGGCCACCTACGTCGTGCTTGCGACCGGCGCAAACCGTGACTTGGCAGAATCGCTCGGCTGCTCGTTCGATGGAGATGTCGTAGACGTTGATGTCACAATGGAGACGACCGTTACCGACGCGTACGCGACAGGAGCGATGGTTCGAGCCGAAGAGTGGCAAGCAATTATTTCCGCCGGTGACGGTGCAGCTGCCGCGTTGAACATCCTTTCGAAGGAGAAGGGGGAGCACTATCACGACTTCGACGTTCCGGAGGACGCCGCCGGCGTATTTGGCGCGATGGCAGCCGAAGAGTAG
- a CDS encoding M14 family zinc carboxypeptidase, whose product MSSDPRQHDDPAPHDDRETYTYEDAAELDEDAFAGSAIDRRTFLSVAAATGVGLAAPSTVSAAVTDEALTALAEFVINATPADYEATLVLEFGDADSLDAFAAEFGDPDWDIDEDDRAPKVVTREEPTPAAHASLTAAELEYALDALDAAVDHVDFSPGANPFWKLDDPYADGVFPDIEAARDWISHAEAGQALDHLEEEYPDRVRVHRIGQGPGWENFHTGEDPDRREIYVAELTNEIRDEESFREKDKAVFIVGIHGNERAGVEAGSRVLEQAAKDDADDFTHLLDDIVIVYVYINPDGWTVRNPQYGPHPWNRFVEGTFYGHYRGNASQVDTNRQYPTIGWANPGFWPADPDDAPATRPGYDVGYADVVPDALATVAHLREYANVEYLCDYHMMGWADSMVLNLESNAAYDHDGTHDLDEVNRRIGAGMEAHWGSPAAIADDTIRAGRDTAGIDEYVPDRLFDYGSIYDSLGYNITGGLLGWAGQPEAFGGLGAITVAPELGLRDAINWRPYIERHLATAYRISMREYAELCAADTDATVATGGQDTAYVTTDALTRRSADLSHTDESPGQGDGPGQQRATEVQRRHETVHPGPEGRATPTMAERTHSLAAQFAASGTEDGVVTLVNPGGEVVRAVDLAESDVRSFYVPDPDAGEWTIEFDGAGELDVDIVTIESDDEHPDPEEAFGYSQTEYVVNPMQFFADLEAHLEDGAMDGLRVHDVTTGRLMRGSSGERRYDKLVISHDVGRDDDAYIAAIEEFVEAGGDLVLTDTGLYLLAAIEVGQAAELSADDMRTVQLGIANLIDRDFDHYLLADIRDLQHEIWKSPQVGYVPNANDQPATIIDDDAFEAAGGDVAGRMQVDVSGSPWTPPEITDEGVGAGSLAAGDAEINLIGSVLPPANQRELHPFGMADYAVSFMGHTMLCNALGFEQRRFVAGDRVGTWGDVR is encoded by the coding sequence ATGAGTAGCGATCCACGGCAACACGACGATCCTGCACCGCACGATGACCGCGAGACATACACCTACGAAGACGCCGCGGAACTCGACGAGGACGCGTTTGCTGGGAGCGCGATCGACCGACGGACCTTCTTGAGCGTCGCCGCAGCGACCGGTGTTGGACTCGCCGCTCCGAGCACGGTCTCGGCCGCGGTCACCGACGAGGCACTGACCGCACTCGCCGAGTTTGTGATCAACGCGACGCCCGCCGACTACGAAGCAACACTGGTCCTCGAGTTTGGGGACGCCGACTCCCTCGATGCGTTCGCCGCCGAGTTCGGCGACCCCGACTGGGACATCGACGAGGACGACCGCGCCCCGAAGGTCGTGACGCGCGAGGAGCCGACGCCCGCCGCACACGCCTCTCTCACGGCCGCCGAACTCGAGTACGCGCTCGATGCCCTCGACGCCGCCGTCGACCACGTCGACTTTTCGCCGGGGGCGAACCCGTTCTGGAAGCTGGACGACCCCTACGCCGACGGGGTCTTCCCCGACATCGAGGCCGCACGCGACTGGATCTCCCACGCGGAGGCCGGCCAGGCGCTCGACCACCTCGAGGAGGAATATCCCGACCGGGTGCGCGTCCACCGGATCGGGCAGGGGCCGGGCTGGGAGAATTTCCACACCGGTGAGGATCCCGACCGGCGCGAAATCTACGTCGCGGAACTGACCAACGAGATTCGGGACGAGGAGTCGTTCCGAGAGAAGGACAAGGCGGTGTTCATCGTCGGGATCCACGGCAACGAGCGAGCGGGCGTCGAGGCCGGCAGCCGGGTTCTCGAACAGGCAGCCAAGGATGACGCAGACGACTTCACTCACCTCCTCGACGACATCGTCATCGTCTACGTCTATATCAATCCCGACGGCTGGACCGTCCGGAACCCACAGTACGGCCCCCATCCCTGGAACCGGTTCGTCGAGGGAACCTTCTACGGGCACTACCGCGGGAACGCGTCGCAAGTCGACACCAACCGCCAGTATCCGACGATCGGCTGGGCGAATCCGGGGTTCTGGCCCGCCGATCCGGACGACGCGCCCGCCACCCGTCCCGGCTACGACGTCGGCTACGCGGACGTCGTCCCGGACGCGCTGGCGACTGTCGCCCACCTCCGGGAGTACGCTAACGTCGAATACCTCTGTGACTACCACATGATGGGCTGGGCGGATTCGATGGTCCTGAACCTCGAGTCGAACGCCGCGTACGATCACGACGGCACGCACGATCTCGACGAGGTGAATCGCCGGATCGGCGCGGGGATGGAGGCCCACTGGGGCAGCCCCGCGGCGATCGCCGACGACACGATTCGGGCCGGCCGGGATACGGCCGGCATCGACGAATACGTCCCGGATCGGCTGTTCGATTACGGCTCGATCTACGACTCGCTGGGATACAACATCACCGGCGGCTTGCTCGGCTGGGCGGGCCAGCCCGAAGCGTTCGGCGGCCTCGGCGCCATTACGGTCGCCCCCGAGCTGGGCCTGCGCGACGCCATCAACTGGCGCCCGTATATCGAACGGCATCTGGCGACGGCGTATCGGATCTCGATGCGCGAGTACGCCGAACTCTGCGCCGCGGACACCGATGCCACGGTGGCCACCGGCGGACAGGATACCGCCTACGTCACCACGGATGCCCTGACGCGCCGGTCCGCGGACCTCTCGCACACCGACGAGAGCCCCGGCCAGGGGGACGGCCCTGGCCAACAGCGTGCGACCGAGGTGCAGCGTCGCCACGAAACCGTCCACCCCGGGCCAGAGGGGCGCGCCACGCCGACGATGGCGGAGCGAACCCACTCGCTGGCCGCGCAGTTCGCCGCGTCCGGCACCGAAGACGGTGTCGTCACACTGGTCAACCCGGGCGGCGAGGTCGTGCGGGCGGTCGACCTCGCGGAGAGCGACGTCAGGAGTTTCTACGTCCCCGATCCCGATGCGGGCGAGTGGACGATCGAGTTCGACGGCGCCGGCGAGCTCGACGTCGACATCGTCACGATCGAGAGCGACGACGAGCATCCCGATCCCGAGGAGGCGTTCGGCTACTCCCAGACGGAGTACGTCGTCAACCCGATGCAGTTCTTCGCAGATCTCGAGGCCCACCTCGAGGACGGGGCCATGGACGGACTGCGGGTGCACGACGTGACGACCGGCCGCCTGATGCGCGGCAGCTCCGGCGAGCGCCGCTACGACAAACTCGTGATCTCACACGATGTCGGCCGCGACGACGACGCGTATATTGCGGCGATCGAGGAATTCGTCGAGGCCGGTGGCGACCTCGTACTCACAGATACGGGGCTCTATCTCTTGGCTGCCATCGAGGTCGGCCAGGCTGCGGAGCTCTCGGCGGACGATATGCGAACCGTGCAACTCGGCATCGCGAACCTGATCGACCGCGACTTCGATCACTACCTGCTCGCGGATATCAGGGACCTCCAGCACGAGATCTGGAAGAGCCCACAGGTCGGGTACGTCCCGAACGCAAACGATCAGCCCGCGACGATCATCGACGACGACGCCTTCGAGGCCGCCGGCGGCGACGTCGCTGGCCGAATGCAGGTCGACGTCTCGGGGAGTCCGTGGACGCCGCCGGAAATCACCGACGAAGGGGTCGGAGCCGGCTCTCTGGCAGCGGGCGACGCGGAGATCAACCTCATCGGGTCGGTCCTGCCGCCGGCGAACCAGCGCGAACTCCATCCGTTCGGAATGGCGGACTACGCGGTGTCGTTCATGGGGCACACGATGCTCTGTAACGCGCTCGGCTTCGAGCAGCGTCGCTTCGTCGCGGGCGACCGTGTCGGGACCTGGGGCGACGTCCGGTAA
- a CDS encoding DUF7344 domain-containing protein, with amino-acid sequence MLDVLMNSNTPVEIGELVATVAAQEKEADVANEETVERVSVTLLHVHLPMMAELGVIEVVSDPNRA; translated from the coding sequence ATGCTCGACGTCTTGATGAACTCGAACACTCCGGTCGAGATCGGGGAGCTGGTGGCGACAGTGGCCGCACAAGAAAAAGAAGCGGACGTCGCCAACGAAGAGACCGTCGAACGCGTGTCAGTAACACTCCTTCACGTTCACCTCCCGATGATGGCAGAACTTGGAGTCATTGAAGTCGTCTCTGACCCGAACCGCGCCTAA
- a CDS encoding DUF1214 domain-containing protein, with amino-acid sequence MSDKTHHTTRESDAEPLRATRRTALRGAGLAGLLAMGGGSATASHHSPEANTHQAENETEDDEPVPVTWENYPRAESDTYLARYAELGGFGEFYHLRELVPIDEQNVIQMNRDTLYSAGVFDLTEPVTVTQPDTGDRYQLLIVINQDNYLRGSSTTAGEYTLTQDEVGTRYCLVLVRTLFDPNDPDDVETVHAIQDEITASQRSPGTFEIPNWDQDSLERIREALITVGETMDDSRGVWGDADEVDPVKHFLGTAIAWGGSPETDEFVLWRTPEQNDGETPYTLTVDDVPVDGYWSVTVYNSDWYLEENEYDAYSINNVTAERDDDGSVTIHFGDDPDQPNFLYAPEGWNYTVRLYGPREEILDGGYQFPEAEPVE; translated from the coding sequence ATGAGCGATAAGACACACCACACGACGAGGGAATCGGATGCCGAACCGCTGCGAGCAACCCGCCGCACCGCGCTTCGCGGAGCGGGTCTCGCCGGCTTACTCGCGATGGGCGGCGGCAGCGCCACTGCCAGCCACCACTCCCCGGAGGCGAATACCCACCAGGCTGAAAACGAGACGGAAGATGACGAGCCAGTCCCGGTAACGTGGGAGAACTACCCGCGCGCAGAGTCCGACACGTACCTCGCGCGATACGCCGAACTGGGCGGGTTCGGAGAGTTCTATCACCTCCGAGAGCTGGTCCCCATCGACGAGCAGAACGTCATCCAGATGAATCGTGATACCCTCTACTCGGCTGGCGTCTTCGACCTGACCGAACCGGTCACCGTCACCCAACCGGACACCGGTGACCGCTACCAGTTGCTGATCGTCATCAATCAAGATAACTACTTGAGGGGATCGTCCACAACCGCCGGCGAATACACGCTGACACAGGACGAAGTCGGGACGCGGTACTGTCTGGTCCTGGTCCGCACGTTATTCGATCCGAACGATCCGGACGACGTCGAGACCGTTCACGCCATCCAGGACGAGATCACGGCGAGTCAACGATCGCCCGGCACGTTCGAGATACCCAACTGGGATCAGGACTCGCTCGAGCGAATCCGGGAGGCGCTCATCACGGTCGGAGAGACGATGGACGACTCCCGGGGCGTGTGGGGCGACGCCGACGAGGTCGATCCCGTCAAGCATTTCCTCGGCACTGCGATCGCCTGGGGTGGAAGTCCGGAGACGGACGAGTTCGTTCTCTGGCGAACGCCCGAACAGAACGACGGCGAAACGCCATATACGCTCACCGTCGACGACGTCCCCGTCGACGGGTACTGGTCGGTCACCGTCTACAACAGCGACTGGTACCTCGAGGAAAACGAGTACGACGCGTACTCGATCAACAACGTAACCGCAGAGCGAGACGACGACGGCAGCGTCACGATTCACTTCGGCGATGATCCCGACCAGCCGAACTTCCTCTACGCGCCAGAGGGGTGGAACTATACGGTCCGACTGTACGGTCCGCGCGAGGAGATTCTCGACGGGGGCTATCAGTTCCCCGAAGCCGAGCCGGTCGAGTGA